The DNA window TTGCGGAGCTGCTTGTTGAAGGCGAGGCTCAGAAGCTCGTCATCGGGCACCGAGCTCCAGAGGAAAAACGACAGCCGCGACGCCAGCGCGTACTCGTCGAGCAGGACGACCTTGCCCGGGTTGTTCGGTTCCGGCTGGATCTCCACCCGGAACAGGAACCGCGGGGAGCATAGGCAGGTGGTGATCGCGGCGCGGATGCCGTCCTCAAACGACTTGCCCGGCAGGCGGTCGACCTCCTTCACGATTCCGACCAGCCGCTCGATCGTCGAGCCGTCGAGCGGACGGCGGAAGGCACGGCTGACGAAGCTCCGCATGATCTTCCGCGCGTAGTTCTCGCGTGCCTTGTCGTCCTCCGGCGCGGGTCCGTCGACGAAGATCATCTGGTAGCCCTTCGCATACTCCCGCTGCTTTCCGCCGAGCGGCCCCTGGACGATCACGCGCTGCAGTGTCAGCGCCAGCTCCTCCTCGTCCGGTCCCGGCTCCTTGACCGGTGAAAGCTCGACCTCGATCGCCTGTTTGCCCTTTTTCAACGGCACCCGCCCGCGCATCTGGATCACCTTGCTCTGGTCCCAGCCGAGCACCTCTTCACCGAGCTGCTTCTCGCCGCAGCGCACCTTCAGCTTCGCCTCATGGCCGGTCGCTTCGGTCGCGCCGTGGGTCGCGTATTCGACCGTGATCTGGTAGTCGCCCGGCCACTTGACGGGGACTTCCGCACGCACGGTCTGCTTCTTCCGAAAAGGCATCCAGCCGGCGTCGCCACCCTTGAACTCGCTGCCGGAGATGTCGGTGCGCGGCACTTGCGCCGCAGCGCCCTTCGGCAGGGCGAGGTCCACGACCTGCTCGGCGGCCGCGATGTACTTTTCCATCAGCAGCGGGGAAATCGACAGCACGTCCCCGATGTTGTCGAAGCCGTAGCCGGTGTCGTCGGGCGGAAACACGTCCTCGGCCTGGAACTCGACGCCGAGCAGGTCGAACACGGCGTAGCGGTACTCCGTGCGGTTCAGCCGCCGGATCGTCACCCGGCCGGGGTCGGGATTTTCCGGATCCAGCTTGAACACGTCCGTCTGGATCCAGTTGAGCAGGGTATCCTTCTCCTTCTGGGTGAGCTGGTCTTCGTCCGAAGGCGGCATGATCTGGCTGCGGACATTCTGCCAGATGTGCATCCAGTGCTCGCGGTCATCGAGGTGCTTGGAAAGGTCCCCAAACTCATCCATCGAGAACTTTCCCTTCGATGAGCCGTCGCCGTGGCAGCCGTAGCAGTAGAACTCAAGAATCGGCA is part of the Haloferula helveola genome and encodes:
- a CDS encoding DUF1592 domain-containing protein; the protein is MMLKLWPGLVLLAAPVAASPEETYRKDILPILEFYCYGCHGDGSSKGKFSMDEFGDLSKHLDDREHWMHIWQNVRSQIMPPSDEDQLTQKEKDTLLNWIQTDVFKLDPENPDPGRVTIRRLNRTEYRYAVFDLLGVEFQAEDVFPPDDTGYGFDNIGDVLSISPLLMEKYIAAAEQVVDLALPKGAAAQVPRTDISGSEFKGGDAGWMPFRKKQTVRAEVPVKWPGDYQITVEYATHGATEATGHEAKLKVRCGEKQLGEEVLGWDQSKVIQMRGRVPLKKGKQAIEVELSPVKEPGPDEEELALTLQRVIVQGPLGGKQREYAKGYQMIFVDGPAPEDDKARENYARKIMRSFVSRAFRRPLDGSTIERLVGIVKEVDRLPGKSFEDGIRAAITTCLCSPRFLFRVEIQPEPNNPGKVVLLDEYALASRLSFFLWSSVPDDELLSLAFNKQLRKQLHAQIDRMLADPRSDRLVENFVGQWLQTRDLETLPVQAQEILGLKSKREASLVFDVRLREAMRRETEMLFDFVLREERPAEELISARYTFLNERLADYYGIAGVEGDKFVPVDLTEHPERGGVLTHGSYLIVSSNPTRTSPVKRGLFVLDNLLGTPAPPAPPGVPELEEGKESGEGKNTMREMMQIHRDKPDCRGCHARMDPIGLGLENFNALGQFRREENGKPIDAGGELITGEKFANVAELKEILAGKRRDDFYRCLAEKMLTYAIGRGVEYYDATTIDQLVDRMETHDGSLKELLVGIIESAPFQRRRGAE